One genomic window of Arvicola amphibius chromosome 4, mArvAmp1.2, whole genome shotgun sequence includes the following:
- the LOC119811574 gene encoding olfactory receptor 1361-like: MEGANLSGVSEFLLLGLSQDPRQQELLFAVFLSMYLLTDLGNLLIILAIATDPRLHTPMYFFLANLAFVDICFTSTTIPKMLANHVSGHKSISYSGCLTQMFFFIWFAGIDSFLLTAMAYDRYVAICHPLHYTTSITPRLCGLLVTASWTSAFANALTHTVLLTRLSFCTRNQIPHFFCDLSPLLKLACSDTSLNNVMVYTVGALPVITPFVGILISYTRIFATVLKITSAGGKKKAFSTCGSHLSVVSLFYGTLIGVYFSPTSSHTAQKDTVAAVMYTVVTPMLNPFIYTLRNRDMKGALGTLFRRKTLFVG, translated from the coding sequence ATGGAAGGCGCCAACCTCAGCGGGGTCTCCGAATTCCTGCTGCTGGGCCTGTCACAGGACCCCAGGCAGCAGGAGCTGCTCTTTGCAGTCTTCCTGAGCATGTACCTACTCACAGACCTGGGGAACCTGCTCATCATCCTGGCCATTGCCACTGACCCCAGGctccacacccccatgtacttcttcctggcCAACCTGGCCTTTGTAGACATCTGTTTCACCTCTACCACCATCCCCAAGATGCTGGCCAACCACGTGTCAGGACACAAAAGCATCTCCTACTCTGGTTGTCTCACACAGATGTTTTTCTTCATCTGGTTTGCCGGCATCGACAGCTTCCTGCTGActgccatggcctatgaccgctacgTGGCCATCTGCCACCCTCTACACTATACTACATCCATCACGCCCCGCCTCTGTGGCCTCCTGGTTACTGCCTCCTGGACCTCAGCCTTTGCAAATGCCCTGACCCACACAGTCCTGCTGACTCGCCTCTCATTCTGTACCCGCAACCAGATCCCCCACTTCTTCTGTGACCTCAGCCCGCTGCTGAAGCTGGCCTGTTCAGATACGTCTCTCAACAACGTCATGGTGTACACCGTGGGTGCACTGCCTGTCATCACCCCCTTCGTGGGCATCTTGATCTCCTACACGCGCATCTTCGCAACAGTGCTGAAGATCACATCTgcgggagggaagaagaaggcatTCTCCACCTGTGGCTCCCATCTCTCCGTGGTATCCCTGTTCTACGGGACACTCATTGGGGTGTACTTCAGCCCTACATCCTCCCACACAGCCCAGAAGGACACAGTAGCTGCAGTGATGTACACCGTGGTCACCCCCATGCTGAACCCCTTCATCTATACCCTGAGGAACAGGGACATGAAAGGTGCCCTGGGAACCCTTTTCCGAAGGAAGACACTCTTTGTTGGGTAG